The following coding sequences are from one Eucalyptus grandis isolate ANBG69807.140 chromosome 11, ASM1654582v1, whole genome shotgun sequence window:
- the LOC104426332 gene encoding LOW QUALITY PROTEIN: protein NRT1/ PTR FAMILY 2.9 (The sequence of the model RefSeq protein was modified relative to this genomic sequence to represent the inferred CDS: inserted 1 base in 1 codon), which yields MEDRRSTSMDKTMEKKKDGVSTEEIRYGGIKAMPFVIGNETFEKLGTIGTSSNLLVYLTTVFNMKSITATNIVNIFNGTSNFATLIGAFLCDTYFGRYKTLGFASVSSFLGMLVLTLTAAIAMMHPPPCKTEESNLCHGPTFGQMAFLLSGFGLLVIGGGGIRPCNLAFGADQFNPNTESGKRGISSFFNWYYFTFTFAMMVSLTIIVYVQADVSWAWGLAIPTFLMFLSCALFFVGTKIYVKVKPDGSPLANTSRVIVAAIKKRKLKLPDQPGLSLYDHVPSSTINSKLPHTDQFRFINKATIITPQDQINRDGSAANPWRLCSIQQVEEVKCLVRVVPIWTSAMIYYIALVQQQTYVVFQALQSDRRLGSLNFKIPAATYIIFSMIALTIWIPIYDRMIIPQLRKLTGKEGGITLLQKMGIGMFLAVITMLISAIVENKRKTLGLTEPIGVDPRRGAISSMSGLWLVPQLVMGGLSEAFTLIGQVEFYYKQFPENMRSIGGSLXFVGMAMSSYLSSLLISIVHQVTKGGVADGDWLPEDLNKGKLDYFYYLVGVLQALNLGYFIACARWYKYKGSNISASVEVDTEKINSEKVLV from the exons ATGGAGGACAGGAGGAGTACTTCTATGGACAAAAccatggagaagaagaaggatggtgtTTCGACCGAGGAGATTCGCTATGGGGGCATAAAAGCCATGCCCTTTGTGATAG GAAACGAGACATTTGAGAAGCTCGGGACGATCGGCACCTCCTCCAACCTTCTGGTCTATCTCACCACTGTCTTCAACATGAAGAGCATCACGGCTACTAATATCGTTAACATTTTCAATGGGACCAGCAATTTCGCCACCTTGATCGGGGCTTTCCTCTGCGACACATACTTCGGGCGTTACAAGACACTAGGATTCGCTTCAGTGTCCTCGTTTCTG GGGATGCTTGTACTTACTCTCACAGCAGCCATAGCGATGATGCATCCTCCTCCTTGCAAGACAGAGGAGAGCAACTTGTGCCATGGACCGACGTTTGGGCAAATGGCGTTTCTGCTCAGCGGGTTTGGACTGCTTGTGATTGGAGGTGGCGGGATTAGACCCTGTAACCTGGCATTCGGTGCCGACCAGTTCAATCCTAATACAGAATCTGGGAAGAGGGGAATTAGTAGCTTCTTCAATTGGTACTATTTCACCTTCACTTTTGCCATGATGGTATCTTTGACAATCATCGTCTATGTGCAAGCCGATGTGAGTTGGGCTTGGGGATTGGCCATTCCCACGTTCCTCATGTTCTTGTCATGCGCTCTCTTCTTCGTGGGAACGAAAATATACGTAAAAGTTAAACCGGATGGTAGTCCGCTGGCGAATACCTCACGGGTGATAGTGGCAGCAATAAAGAAGAGGAAGTTGAAGTTACCGGACCAGCCAGGTCTCTCCTTGTATGACCATGTTCCGAGCAGTACTATCAACTCCAAGCTCCCTCACACCGATCAATTCAG ATTCATCAACAAAGCCACAATCATCACTCCACAAGACCAAATTAACCGTGATGGATCAGCAGCCAATCCATGGAGACTCTGCAGCATTCAGCAGGTCGAAGAAGTGAAGTGTTTGGTAAGAGTCGTACCCATTTGGACCTCTGCCATGATCTACTACATAGCCCTAGTCCAACAGCAAACCTACGTAGTCTTCCAAGCCCTTCAATCCGATCGACGCCTCGGGAGCTTGAACTTCAAGATTCCAGCTGCCACTTACATTATATTCTCGATGATCGCACTCACTATCTGGATTCCTATCTACGACAGAATGATAATCCCACAGCTAAGGAAGTTGACAGGAAAAGAAGGCGGGATCACACTTCTCCAGAAGATGGGAATCGGCATGTTCCTTGCCGTGATCACAATGCTTATATCAGCCATTGTcgagaacaaaaggaaaactctgGGACTGACTGAGCCCATTGGGGTCGACCCAAGGAGAGGTGCAATTTCTTCTATGTCAGGATTATGGTTGGTGCCTCAGCTGGTGATGGGAGGATTGTCTGAAGCATTTACACTCATCGGTCAAGTCGAATTTTACTATAAGCAATTCCCAGAAAACATGAGAAGCATTGGCGGGTCGC TCTTTGTGGGGATGGCAATGTCGAGTTACTTGAGTAGCTTGCTGATATCCATCGTTCACCAGGTCACAAAAGGAGGAGTTGCAGATGGTGACTGGTTGCCTGAAGATCTTAACAAGGGAAAGTTGGACTATTTTTATTATCTGGTTGGTGTATTGCAGGCATTGAACTTAGGTTACTTCATAGCATGTGCTAGGTGGTATAAGTACAAAGGAAGCAACATTAGCGCTAGTGTTGAAGTCGATACGGAGAAAATCAACTCAGAAAAAGTACTTGTTTGA